Within the Sphaerodactylus townsendi isolate TG3544 unplaced genomic scaffold, MPM_Stown_v2.3 scaffold_42, whole genome shotgun sequence genome, the region TGACATTGAACAAATCCCAGCCCTGTTCTTAAGGAGAATATTGGGAGTACCTAACAGTGTCACCTTTTCTACTCTCTGCCTTGAAGCTGAAATGCCACTAATTGAAATCAAAGCATGGTTCCTAACAATAAAATATTGGCACAAAATGCACTCTAGACCACTGACGAGAGATCTAATTTTTCATGTTCTTACAGACAATCATGTCTCACAATGGTTAAAAACATTTACCTCTAAAACTAGGAGTATTGGGATCTTCCTTGAATCCTTACAGGAATCCGAAGAACACTTTATTCTGAGATAAATCAATGACAGACTCAATTGACCATGAGTAGCAACTATTCTATTCAACTAAAGTAACAACAGGTTCCAGGTTTGgcaatatatttgttttaaaacaacaaatctcACAAGCATACACAAACCTGACATATTAGAACAGGATGCAAACTGGGTAGCAAAATCCCTTCTGGTAATATTTGCATCTCTACAGGGTTGACACAGAAAATCAAACCAGCCTCTCCAGATGGTTTTGGACATAAATAGAAGGGCAAAACATTGTGCTCAGTGGTATTCATAGCACTGAAAAGACAGCACTGGAAAAAGTGAAGACTTCAAAGGAGATGTTGCTGTTTCCTTTGCACTCTGAAAGATGTCCACCTCACTGGCAATTGGCTTTGCACTTCTTGTTTTAAATACTCTCGTTGGAATGATGGCCAATGGATTTATTGTCCTCTTCATTTGTATCGACTGGTTCAGAAGCAGGAAATCATCTCCAACTGACTTGATCTTGGGCTGTATTGGGCTGTCGAGATTTTTATGGCACATGATAGCGATCATGACTTCAATCATGGCGTTTTTTTTCAAGCATACTAATATACAGAATTTCCCTTCGATCATGATTTCTGCAACGTGGTTCTTTGTGAACAGCGTGAACCTTTGGTTTGCTGCCTTGCTcagtgttttgtattttgtaaaggTCGCCATCTTCTCCCACCCTCTTTTCCTCCAAATGAAGCAAAGATACTCTGGGCTGGTCCCATGGCTGCTTCTTGCCTCAGTGGtcttctctgctgctttgactattattattatcacaACTGGGACCAATGCCTTCTCCACCTGTCATTCTTACCAATCACTTTCAAGCAACAGGAGCAGTTCAGAAATTCAAACCCTTAACTTTTGCAAGAACTTTGTTATTCTATACTATGCCCCCAATATCATTCCTTCGATGTTGTTTTTGTCATCATCCATCTTACTAATAAGCTCTCTTGGGAAGCACATAAGACATTTGCAAAACAGTGGATCAGGCATCAAGGATCTCAACATGCAAATTCATTTGACAGCTATCAAAGTTCTGGTGTCCTTCACTGTTTTGTACCTGTCCAGTTTCATAGCAGTCATTTTACTATCTGTAGAGTCCTTGAACTCTGAGGTCCTTTGGACAGCCGCTATTTTTGCAAACGTGAGTGCTATGTATCCTTCTGCACATGCCCTTATCTTAATATTAGTGAATCCCAAACTGAAAGAGGGGTGTGTCAGGATGCTACATCATTTCAAATGTCACTTGAGTGAAGCATCATCTTAAAATGACCCAAAAGACTGGACAGAGAGGACATTCTTTTGTGCAAGAAGGACTTGGAAA harbors:
- the LOC125425413 gene encoding taste receptor type 2 member 1-like — its product is MSTSLAIGFALLVLNTLVGMMANGFIVLFICIDWFRSRKSSPTDLILGCIGLSRFLWHMIAIMTSIMAFFFKHTNIQNFPSIMISATWFFVNSVNLWFAALLSVLYFVKVAIFSHPLFLQMKQRYSGLVPWLLLASVVFSAALTIIIITTGTNAFSTCHSYQSLSSNRSSSEIQTLNFCKNFVILYYAPNIIPSMLFLSSSILLISSLGKHIRHLQNSGSGIKDLNMQIHLTAIKVLVSFTVLYLSSFIAVILLSVESLNSEVLWTAAIFANVSAMYPSAHALILILVNPKLKEGCVRMLHHFKCHLSEASS